GCATTGAACAGCCACGGAAAACTTCAGGAGCTATGATATACAGAAGCTCTTACCAATGGTTAAGAATTCAGATTGACAGAGGCATAAATTTGCATGAACATTGCTTCAAGACTGAAGAAAATATCCCAGTCTGTGCCTCTGGTGTTGGCGAGATTAATGAATTAATCTCATTTGAACAAAGACCCAAAGCTCAAACACGAATTGGCTGCTGAGGAACGTTTCCTTTTCTCTAAGAATTCATGCTGAAAGGTTAAGCAGGAAGGGATAATATCTGCACCcccttaaaaataaaagtcatgcACAAACTGCAGTGCGATAGAATGgatttgaatttcaaaatacttcaaattaaaagataaaaactgtTGTCAGGCTCAATTTACAAGCATAGGCTGCAAAAGCCTATTTCTAACACCAATTGGCTCTTTTATTTAAAGATGCTTAAAACGTACATTAGAAGAATgatactgctgctgttgttaatTATAGGTAACTAAAATACATTCTTCAtatcagcagcactgacagagtTTAGCAACATTGCTGAATCTATTTTCAAAGTAGTATTACCACACAAAGGTGCCAAATACAAGTTTTAATTTTTGCATGTAACCACAGTCATCACCTTAAACGAACTGAAATTATTTTCACTGAAAGAGAACACAGCACTGAACTAAGCAGAGTGATGAGAGAACATGACGATCCTTTTGACTGTTGTCTGTGTGGATGAACAGATGACTGAAGTGACGGCGGATCTCATTATTTTAGTCCTTTGTGTGCAATACCATAGGTGTCGACAAGCCAGGCTCCCACGTTGGTCCAGGGGAGAGCTTCACCTACACCTGGCAGGTGCTAGAAGGTCCATCTTCATCTGATTCTCCCTGTGTCCCTTACCTATACTACTCTGCCACCGATCCTGCCGTGGACACCAACTCTGGATTAGTGGGACCTCTGCTCGTGTGCAAGAAAGGAACGCTGGGGGAGAAAGGAACCCAGGTGCTGCTTTATTAttgcacacactctctcacacagagaaaTACATGAAATTCTCGCATTTTAGAAGCTTTAACcggtaaatgtttgttttttccaggcGATTAATTGCATATTTGTCTCAACACTATTGCAATTAAATAACGTTAAATGAAACGTATTCTTCGGACTTCTGGAAATAGGGCCATTGCAGATAAGATAGCTAAAAGGAGAATACATTGTGCTGAAGATAATATAGCGTATAACAGTTTACATCATATATGGGTAGACGCATTTGCATGTTCAACGGTGTGTGTAAGAGTTTAAAACAATGTAATACGTTTTTTGTCTTTAAGCTGTTAACTGTGACTGCAACCCCCGACACGTCCTTACTGTTAATGTGTGTACGTTGTTTAACAGAACGGCGTGGATAAGGAGttcttccttctgttttctgtcatggATGAAAACATGAGCTGGTATTTGGAGGAGAATATCGAGATGTTTGGCAGCAACAAGACAAATCCAGAAGACGAGGACTTTGAGGAGAGCAATAAGATGCATGGTAATCAATGTGTTGGGCAAGGGGTGTGTAGTTTTACCTCATTGTCtgtatttgatttaaatgttatttgatTGATGCTGATTGTAGCTCGCATAGAATTTGACCCTTGTGCCATTTCTggtatttctttattattttcgGTTTGAATCTtccctttcatttcatttcagctgtgAACGGACGCATGTATGGGAACCTTCGCGGACTGGAGATGTGTGCCGGGGACAAAGTTAGGTGGTACACCTTTGGGCTAGGTACAGAGGTGGACATCCATGGTGTTTATTTCGAGGGGAACACGTTCAAGAAGCAGAGCACAACGCGTGACACTATCAGTCTGTTCCCTCACACCACTGCGACTGCCTCCATGCAGCCAAACACTCCTGGTTGGTCATAttggacacacactcacaaacagactgacacacacacagtgctgccaCTCAGAAACCACATCCCTTTCCCTCACTCCACATTGTCAGGAGTCATCCATACTTCAGGTTTTGTTCTTTATAAACATGCTTAGATaaccttgtgtgaatgttttcctGTGACGTGCACACCACTTCCAACACTTGACAACAGGAAACATCAATAACTACaatgcaaacaggaaatgtCAAAACTGTCTGAAGTTTGTATGATTTACAGTATCCTGAGATGTGTTTGAGGGCTTCACCCCAGCCCGGTTAACGGAACATTCCTCAGCAAATGATGAATCTAGACTGTTTTCTTGAATTATACTTGGGTATAGAGCtaatgaaaaatactgtttcaCAAAAGACAGTCATGTTAGGCaagaagagaaaatattttgaatataatTGAATACAACATCAGATGTGGTATAAATGATACGTCTTGTTTGGGTTAGTTACAATATGTGCATTCAAACTCAACAGGACCGAGAGCTAGAGGTCATCAGAAATTGGAAGTTCCAGATAAACTACTAAAGTGTGTTCAGAGAGCTGCAGTATAAATGCTCCTGGGTTAAAGCCCCCTAGATATCCATTCTTGTGTCCAAATCCTTAACCTCTTTTCATCCTCCTGACAGGTGTGTATGAGGTGAGCTGCAGAGTAACAGACCACTACTCAGCTGGCATGAGGCAGCAGTACAGAGTGAACCTCTGCCCGAACCACAaagtgaagcacacacacacagagccaaccAAGATTGTGCAGTATTTTATTAGTGCTGAGGAGATAGAGTGGGACTACTCTCCTGAGAGAGACTGGGAGCTGGAGAAACACCACACCACATCAGAGGACAGGTGTGTGAGTAACATAATTGCAGGATGATGTAGTTGAGTGTTGTAGCTGGGGCCTGTGATTAGTGGCATAACTTATTACTGTTTGTTAATGGAAGCAAATTGGTACATGTCTCCCAGTCCAGGCAATATATTTGTGGAGAAAGGGGAAAACAGAATTGGCTCGCGCTACAAGAAGGTGGTGTATAGAGAATACACTGATGACACCTTCAGAGTACAGAAGAAACGGCAGCCCAACCAACAACACTTGGGAATTATTGGTAAGCTCAGCTGTTCtttatgctgttttttgtttttccaaaaagaGACCAAAGAATGGGGTTTTCGTTTCCCCTGTAGGTCCAATAATCAAAGCAGAGGTAGGAGAGCAGATCGTGATCACATTCAAGAACAAAGCCAGCCGGCCGTACTCGATTACCGCACATGGAGTTAGGGCCAGCGGCGCGCACATTTCTGTCAAACCTGGTGAGAATCAAATTtgaaagaaatcaataaaatgtatgcTGTTGCTGGTGTTTTCTAACAAAAGGCCTTTTTTCAGAAGCAGTGGGTTTGGTGTGTGGTTGTTTTATGTTCTCTTGCCTTCAGGCAACATACTCGAGTTGACGTGGGATGTTCCTCAAAGCTCTGGTCCAGGGGTCTCAGATCCTAACTGCATCTCTTACGCCTACTACTCCAGTGTGGATTTCATTAGGGTACATATTCCCTGTATACACTAACACTCACATGGAAGCACATCATTCACAGTGTTGCTGTAAAAAGAATGCGTTAACTTGCATGTTTAGGTAGGAGGTTTGACGTATTAGATGTTTGTGACAGAGCTGGGTCACTtgtgggcggcatggtggcagtggttagcactgtcgcacgggaggtaaagctggttagagcgggttgggggttcgatccccggctgcccccgtcatgtcgaagtgtccttgagcaagacactgaaccctaagttgctcccgatggagaccagcaccttgcatggcagctcggtcgccattggtgtgtgagatgtgtggtgtgtgaatgtgtgagggaatgtgtgtgaatgtgtgagtgaatgggtgaataatgagacttagctgtaaagcgctttgggaaccgtgaaggttgaaaggcgctatataagtgagatcatttaccatttacttgTTTACATTCAGGATCTGTACAGTGGTCTCCTGGGGCCTCTGGTGATATGCAGGCCTGGTACTCTGAAGGGGTCCGACAGACAGAGGGGTGACGTGGAGAAGGAGTTTGCTCTGCTCTTTATGGTGCATGATGAAAACCAGTCCTGGTACTTGGACGACAACATCAGAACATACCTCGGCGTCAACCCTGATACCTTCATGCCAGACGAAGACTTTGAGGAGAGTAACATGATGCACGGTAAGAGatatgaagagagggagggggaggcagggagagtAAAACTGTCTTTAAGTCCAGATCCTCGTGCGAATACTGGGGTCATCCTAGAAGGAAAAGCATTAGGATGGAATTGAACATAAAAAGGGAAGATAAAAACAATTGACAATAAAACTATTGATGCTTTCATACTTTATTGTCCACAAGGGGACATATATCTTGCAGCCAGGTAAAAAtatagaacacacacagactaaaacATACTAAAGTATAGAGaacatataataaaaaatatctcTAACAAATGCTTCCTGTTGCACTTGTGTCCACATGTCTGATTCTTTGTGAGTGTTTGGtaatctctctgtgtctcttgaAGGGATCAATGGTAAGCTGTACGGTAACCTCCACGGACTGGTGATGATGCAGGGCCAGAAAGTTGACTGGTATCTCCTGGGCATGGGCAACGAAGTGGACATGCACACCGTTCACTTCCACGCTGAGACTTTCACCTACAAGGTAACCCTCACCACCACGACTAGAGCTCATTAttattcaaaatcaaaacagtgCCAGGCAAATTATTTATGTACAAAAAAAGTGTACAAAAAGTGGTGCTGCAACACATGCAAAAATCCCATCCTTCCATGTTCACACAGTGTAGTGGTCTGTTTGAGTAAATCAAACTGAGAAATTCTGACATAAGGTGTGGTCGTCCATGGAATTAAAAAAGTCTGTGTGCACACAGGAAGTTTCTCGGCTCAGTTTCTTTACTCAGTACTTATTTCCTGTTCTTTGTTCCTCTCTGGTTGTTCTGTGTGGGTGTCAGACGGACCGCGTGCATCGTGCAGACGTCTTTGACCTCTTCCCCGGGACTTTCCAGACTGTCGAGATGGTGGCCGGGAACCCAGGGACTTGGTTGCTCCACTGTCACGTGACTGACCACATCCATGCAGGCATGGAGACCACCTTCACCATCAAAGGTATGTATGCGTGCGTAAATTATATGTGTGCACTTGCGTTCACATATTCAGTATGTTTCCTGGGTATGAACATCTATCGAAGGGGATTTGTTTAACAtctcactttttgtctttttcacctCCAGAAAAGTCCTCACATGGTAAGATCTTTTTTCTTTGACCGATTGACACACAAATTATTGGAACACCTCACAGTGAGTGGCCTGGGTCAAAAGATACTACAATATATGAGTACTGTGttcatatttgaaatgtgtgtgtcccttttTAGCACcttaacataacataacattaagTCTAGATTAATCATGAAGCTACTTTAGTTCAGCATAAATTTGATGTAACACTGGGCCCCACCCCACATAATCTGAGTCTTTTTGAAAGATGCATAATTAATTAAAGCTCTACACTAACTAATAAGAATTATTACACTATAAATAGTGGCTTTAATTACGGATTTAACTCATTAATTAATTACTCATCATTTTCGAATGCAGGCTGTACAATAATAGAtttgatttcttgtatttttcattaatttatgtATAGTATGACCAGACTCTGAAACTTAATTACAAAGTGTAGTCCATCACGTCTGCATTAGTTTtgcttattatattattattattgcatcaTAATGCAGTTTAAGTGCAGATTGATTTTAAAAGTCTGTACTGCATGACGTTTACAAAAATAATGTCCTACTATCAAATGAAATCCTGACAAAAATTATTGTAGACTTGCTGTTGACTGTGATTGATTACTAGTAACACTGTATAGACGGtattagattattaatataCAACTCAAGCATGTTTCAGGAGAGTGCTAATAGATTTTTATATCATATGGAAATGAGTAGAAACGAATAGATGCCTGGATCTGTACAGAAAACAGTAGTTTTCAGTAGTTCTAAATTTCTAATATACAGCGGCATGATTTGTAAAATTGTGAGCTGTAATGTAAAACGTGAATGATTTGCAGTAAATGGAtaaaacatgcataaacactGGAATGGTCCTTTAAGACTATTAATAGTTTAATTTGGTCTGGTCACAGCCGTAGCATGCCATTCATTTCTCTTGTCTAGTTCAACACAGGTCAAAAGTGGGACAACAGGTATTTGACTTTCTCAGTCTGTGCTGTTATATAATGGTTGTGGAATGTTTTGTTGAATGTTATCTATGCTTAGTTAGTATTGGGTACAGggaaaacaaatataatttgGATCAGGCATTCCTTTAGAGCTGTGACACTTGAAATATGTAGTGCAGCATATAAATTCTGTATTGCATTGGTGcaacctttttcttaattaGACAAAAATATGTATTGTGTAAACTGTGACCTTCAAGGCCAGTATAGGTGAGGAGATTTCCAGTAATCTTGTAACACTCAATGCACCAGTAAATAAGTGAATTCAAAGATataacaaagacacacatgttttgacttgacttgtgcATTTACAGATTTTGTAGTAGAAGATGTCATGGTTGTACAGTGTTTAATCATGTACTTCACATTTCCCTTCCCTCTTATTTCTGACTTCcttttcctgcagcagcaccaggAACTGAAGGCTCCATAAAGACACTGCTGTTCTCGCTGGCACTTGGTCTTCTGGCTGTAGGTGGACTGCACTGATGAAGGGACTCTGACACTAGGCTGCATGTGTCTTACCACatcagcagtcattactgcaCTTAAAAAATCCAGGGACAAAATCACTGTTGCATATGGATTTGCTGGAGgtcatgtatgtaaatatcGAGCCATGATCAGGCGAGTCAAAATAGATCAACAATCACATGCAAAGTTCAGGACTGCTTTATTTCTTAGGACTAAAAGAAGCATTTTATATTGGTCGGTTCTTTCTATGTTGCGTTTTCTGGCATGTTGAATTGTGTTCGATGCTTTTCCAAATATTTGATTCCAGTTATGAATGTGCAATAAAGCCATTTATTCGACCGTGTTGTGATATTTGTCTATCAGTGGTCACTATTTAatttttctttcatgtgctAGCATCACCTAGCACCACAAGGTGGCGTCAAGTCAAATTGAAAACAGCAAGTTGCTAAGAAAACAGGTCAATGATAGCTCCTTTTCTTATTGTGTGTAGCCTTCAGCAAAGTATTTTTGCAGCTTTTATGACAGTTAAATCTTAATTTAAACTGtgacatattcatattcagCGCCCCATGGGGACTAACAATACATACAGAATTTAAAAGTTGAATATATCACAGTGATATACAGTTTCAGTTCCATTACATCACAGACAACTGAATCCTGTCTTCTGTGGTATCCTACATGATGTAAAATAGCTGATCAGATCAATAAGTGTTTTGATAAGGTgtaggaaataaaacattgcacTAGTGATTTATTgcatttgatgtgtgtgttataatgaCTTTGTAAATAACTTGTGGCATTGCCAACAGAGTGAGATCAATTGATCAGTTAATGGCTGATACTCAAACAGTCTGATTGGTTAATCTAGGATTGATAGATCAAATGTCCCATCAACAAGCAGCCAGattaaaagcacatttgaatttcaaactgggtgtgtttttttctgggaTGTTGATCACAGTAACAGCACAAATTACCATATCAGTGTTTATTTAGATAGGTTCACTGTTGGCCACTCAGTGATTGATTTACATATTGATTACAGTTTCAGCATAGTGCTCTGCAAGTGGGCAACCGGTAGTCTCCAACCTGgaaaacaagttgtttttgcTGATGACATAACCTCTACTTTCAAACATATTTGATGTAAACTTACTTCCAGACCTAAAGAAGGTCAAAGATGGGTCGCGATTGcacaatggagaaaaaaaacttagATAAGAGTTGCTGTTGCGTTATTTCGGCTCCACGATACCAAATAGGGCGGTTAGACAGTGTGTGCACTGACCTCATCACATGTAAACATTTACTATGACACAGTAAATCTCAGTAAACAGTTTATGCAACCCCCCTGAAACACCGCTCCAGTCTCCAGCCTCCCGCTCTGTATATCTGTTATTGATCCAGACAAAAGCACATCCTTATCTGCAGGAGTCCGTTATGTCTTCCACAAGACTTTGTTTGGCCTGATTAATCCTTTCCTCTCACCCAGTGAAAGACTTTCGGACGTGCCATTGCACAATGACTTTGATCAAAATCAAACTAGTATGTCATTCTTATTAatcattcttatttttttatttgctgctgcactataaaggtacattttttaaaaatattgtcCACAAACGGACTCCCAAGCTGCAATCCCCTGGTACTATAGATATATCGAAGTGCTAGGCATGTGTACAATGTTGCTGAGTGCTGGTTGGCCGTGGTGCAGACGTCAGACAGCCAATGATCAATAGGGGGCGCCATGTGAGGACGCCTAGATATATAAACCTGGTTTTTCACAGATAACTGGTCACTTAACTGGTCCAGAGTGCAAAAGGAAGTATGAAGCTGGATGATGCTGCCTATACAGCCTGAAGAGGTAAGGAAGTTCCTGTAATGTATTTTGCATTgtggaaaaatgaatgaataatgggaatagatttgttttttaattaaatgagacagcagacagaaacacgcTATCCCTGATCATAACATGTtgctcattcattttccatgAGAGCTACAACTAACTCTGCAACTACTTTTATCTTACTGGTTGAACAGattgtgtgtgggtgcatgtacagtatgtgagtgagtgtgagagagctgatttgtttattgtttatctgGAAGCTCCTTTATGTTTTGGACGCTCTGCAGTAATTGCAGAGGAAAGTTGCGGTTGGATGGGCCTGGGGGGACAGTTTTAGGGGCTGTTTaggggagaaggggggagagagcCCCCTTTCTTATCCAGTTTGGAccagtttgtctttttccacaGCAGAAACTCTGTGATGCCACCATAGATGCCTCTTCAGTTATTATTGCCTATAGTGTGATGTAAGAGATTTGTCCCCGCAGCAGAGTGATGTAATGATCTTTGCACTAGCAGGAGAGTTAATAATTCGCCATCCATTGTTACTATTAGTTAGTTTAGGTCTTCAGAGCTACTGCCATTACCTCTCCTTTGTGTCTAATTGGAAGGACTTTCAATTCATCAAAAAGTTTGTGTTTAACAACAAAGCATGTGTTTAATCCACAGGATGATTTTCACTTTATGTCATACAGTATGACCAGTTATCTTCAGTTAGGTTCAAAGTGAAGTGCTTTTATCTTGTGATCTTATAAAAACTGAACCTTCCTGTCCTCCAGTGTCTTCAGTGATAGGCTAACTATAAAACCTCCCCCTTCCTCTTGTGCCTTTCTCTTCACAGATAAGTGATCAGTGATCCTTCATCCCGAGCGTCAGTCAGGGAGGCTATCTCTGCGCTTCCAGcttgctcttttctttcctctctggtggtctctctctctctactctctaCATATCTCTCCTCTGgttcttctcccctctctgcttttaATTCCTCTCCCTCAACCATGCCTCCGACCCTGGCCACAGCGTTTGCCCGGCGCTGGTGGATGGCAGTGACTGCTATCATTGAAAATCTGCTCTTCTCCGCGGTGCTGTTGGGATGGGGATCGCTCCTCATCATGCTCAAGTCAGAAGGCTTCTACTCTTACCTTTGCAACGAGGAGGGTGAGTCACAGCTGCTGTACTTGTCACATCACTTCTCTGTCACTTTTTATATTTCCCTTAATTTGCCTTTAAGATGAAGCAGTTGCTCATTAGGAAAGACAAATAGCATCTGCCCTTCATGTGGTTATAGTACAGAACTCTTAGATTTTGGGAAGCGTTCCTTCCTCAAATGTACTCCAATGACCTGTTAAAATGAGGATTGGTGATGCCTTGACAGTCAGTTAGCATCATCATGAGTTAGGGCGAAGGAGGGAGCAAGGTTTTATTCAAGAGATGTAACTTAACACTGCTGCCCTTTTGCCTCCTCCATTGTCTTGGAAGAATAAGTGTTTTCTGTGAAGGGGCCATGAGCTGCTTTTTAAGGACTCAGGAGATTAAACCTGATCAGTTAACTTAAAGAGAGAGCAGGGTCGCAGATTGTCAAAGTTAAAGAGTAAAAGGCTCCAGCGGCTCCAACTAAATTGAAGACATGGCAGCAGACTGATTGAGAGGGAACTGATAAATCAATGACGGACTGGATCAGCTGTCCCTTTGCCCTCACCCCAAGTtcctcatcactctctctctctctttttctcatcaCACTGCAAGGCAGgtgctttgttttttaagtACAAAGGTGGAATTGATGCACACAATGGCCCCAGTCAGGTCTTATAGAAGACAGTAAGCAAAAGGGAATGCGGAGAGGAGTCAGGCCAGACTTATCCTTTGGACCCCAGGTGACACTGTGTCGTGCCCCATGTGCTGACCGTGGCGAGCCCTGCTAATCCCACAGACACTAAACTATTGGTTGGATTCAGTTTTCCTCTGTCACTAGTAGCCGCCCTATCTCCTAGTTAGTTTACACAATTGATTGATATGACTGGTGATTTGTTGGAGGATGTATTCCCAACTCCTTCAATTACTCCTCATTTGCAAGTGATGCAACTTTGTCTGACAGTTTGTCGGCCTGTTCAGCATCACTAGTAACATATCCTAAAATTCAACCCTAAACCTTCAATTACTCAAGGCTAATTCTAGTCATGTTTTACTAGCAAAGGTGCACCATTTTATAGGATATAGCTGTGATGCTGTGTGTTGGCACAGAAGCAGACTCACCACTGAAGTAACTATTGGGCATCCACGACTGCAGGTGACTTCCTGGAGCACTGGCTGTCAGTCTTATCTTGTTCTGATGATATAAGAGGGAGAGGACATCAGCACCAGCTCAGCTCTTTTCAGGCATGTGACATGTGATAGAGCAACGGAGAGATCCACGGCGGAATTTTATTACGGTAATATGGAGGCTTAAAGTCCACTGATAAagaacagggagggagagaagactgaTAGCAAAGTGATGAACAGTAGAATTCAGACCATGGGTGGACtagacagtaaaaacaaaatggtggcTAAAAAAAGATAATGATGATGCAGTGCAGATTAGGCTTTTGTGCACATGCAGCAGAGATATCAGAGGAATGGTTAGAGCTTGACAAAAGCTAATTTTGCAGCCTCCTGCTCAGTCAAATCTTTCTTGCAAGACATGCCACAACAACACAAGCATTGTGTGCACGTTCAGACGTGTACTTTGTCAACCAGCTGCTCCCTGCGGCTCTGCTCCAGAGTGTGTGATCTGATTTCCTGAAGAAGACTTTGCCACTTTGTTATGAAGCACGTCACACAGGGATGCCACACACAAATGCTTGCCTACAAAGACGTTGGGTGGCTGATACCATAGAGGTGTAAGGAAGTGTAATCCAGAAAACATCAGCTCATTAGTGTCCAATAAGTtcccaaactgctgctgtctccctcaCTTGGACTTCTGCCGGACTTTTGTACCTTCTCTCATTATCTTCTAGCAGGTTCTGATGATAATGTAAAGTTTATTGCCATATGTATTAATAAAATCCAAATAGCATCTCAGTGAAGGCAGGATGGCACATTTTAATCTGTCTGTGCGTCTAAACTGTATAAAAGTATGTAAAGTAAAGTTTGTCTCCAGGCCTCTTTTGCTTCTGCCCCTGATATGATGTTATACACCGGTTTCTAGTATGGGTTTTTCCATACGCCGACCCCTGCACGTGTTCAGTGCACATGTGCCCACTCTGTGTTGATATATCAGGATCCTGTGAATACGTCACCTTCACATTTCATCTGTATGTCAAGAGGCCACGGCTCACTATACTCTAAACCATCTGCAGGAGTGCGCAGCTGAACTCAACCTTACACAGTCATATGATTATTCACACCACTCAGTCTTTATGGATGATGTTTTACTGTATCAGTATCATTGTGGCAACCTGAACCATCTCAACTGCCTGTCCTCTCCAGGCGTCTTTTTGTCAGTGTATCTAATACCTCGTCCTACCTACTTTCATCATGTCCTTCAGGTAACAGTTCCAGCTACAATCTGTCCCAGCCCTTGATAACGCCGACACCCGATGAGTATGCTGAGTATTATGAAAGTGAGGGCGTTGTGGTTGGTCTGGGAGACGGAGTGGAGATGAGGCCCCTGGTCCCTATGGATGGGCCCCTGAGGATGAACGGTTGGCTGATTTGTAAAGAACAGGATGAGATGCTGAACCTAGCGTTCACAGTGGGCTCCTTCCTGCTCTCCGCCATCACCCTGCCACTGGGGATCGTTATGGATAAATATGGGCCTCGCAAGTTACGCCTGCTGGGCAGGTAagcaaagaagagaagaaattaTCCCAGGCTAACCATGATGTTAAATTCTATACACTTCCACTGTATTGGGAATATGTAAAACTGTATTGGGAATACAGCAAAACAATACCATAGATAGGTGGCAACTTAAATTCATCAGTATTTGACGCGATCGTCTATTTTCAGCACGTGTTTCGGATTGTCCTGTCTGCTCATTGCTTACGGATCCTACAAACCAAATGGTAAGTCCACCTGAAGAGAACTCCTGTGTACCTTTTTGCACTGTATTTGAAACAATGTACACAGTAGTTTGGTTGTTGACAGACTCATGAACTAACGTCTGTGTCATTTGCAGAACTCTCCGTCCTTATCTTCATTGCCCTGACTTTCAATGGCTTTGGGGGCATGTGCATGACCTTCACCTCTCTCACAGTAAGTGTATGCGTGgttgtgtgtgcttttataaTCCTTCTGCTGCAGAGCCTTTGCACCTGCCGCATAATGTTTGTCCAGATGTATATTTTCACATCTTCATGGGTCTTTGTCTCCCTGTTACTGCTCTCTTATAATAGTTTGCTGGCTCGCCGCctgctccccctctccctcctttcctgtctggcattctgttttgttttgtttttttggcttcTTACACTGCACTCTGTGTTCCTGCAGACAACCAGGCTCAGCTTTGGAtagcaggaggggagggggggggttgattgGACAGAGAGGGAGTAATGGAATGGTTCATTATCACTTTCCACTGAATCTATTATTGTGCTTTAGCAAGAACATCATAGCAGCTGTCGGGCTTTTGAGCTGctcatctctctgtttttctctctttttacataaacacatgcacttACTGTAATGTGCATGCATTAAAAGACACTAATCACATGAATTAATATTTGGAAACTGATGTACTCAAGCACAACTAGCAATGCAGAATTCCTCTGCAAATAATGGAATAATGAGGCTGCAGAGTAGAGCTACAGCTCTAATTTGCAGTTTCGTGTTGTATAGTAAGTTACAAGAAAGAATCAGTCTCCCATTCATGTTCTTTTAGGGTTCATTTTGAGTTTACAGGGAAAACTTAAAAGAGGACTGGCACACCTATAACACTGTCAGACTCACCATGGacagtttaaataaaaccagtgcagcagaagcagaaatattgtcttttttcaggttttttaaTGCAGTAGGACTTCCCAAGACCTGtgaacagactttgatgtgtgaaatcGGTGGAATTCCCTTTTAAGATTTAGCAGAACCACAGATACGCAGGG
The Enoplosus armatus isolate fEnoArm2 chromosome 13, fEnoArm2.hap1, whole genome shotgun sequence genome window above contains:
- the hephl1b gene encoding ferroxidase HEPHL1; translated protein: MARASGLFASCLLFLLSPGAEGQRGRERVYYVGIIEDSWNYAPSGKNLLNGKDVENDEHASVFLERGPHRIGSVYKKAMFRQYTDATYSHQAPRPAWLGFLGPILRAEVDDIIVVHLKNFATRNYSMHPHGVFYEKNTEGALYPDGTSNRLKRDDSVPQGGSYTYRWEVRPEFAPTDDDANCLTWVYHSHVDAPKDIASGLIGALLTCKKGILKETNDPVQTKPESVIEPARNDVEQDVFLMFNVVDENLSWYLEDNIRISCSDPAGVDPEDPDFEESNLMHAISGYMFGNLPGIQLCQHRAVAWHLFGMGNEVDIHSAFFHGNTLLDRGHRTDVLSLFPATFATAEMVPKARGKWLLTCQVNDHLQAGMQAFYEVKSCGSEASSTVMSGIVRNYYLAAEKIRWSYAPSGKDLINNVSLIEANSASEMFFGRDGGRIGGRYQKVIYKEYTDNTFTTTKDPTPDSQHLGILGPVLRAEEGDTLRVTFMNRADRNYSIQPHGLHYNKHFQGSSYEDGVDKPGSHVGPGESFTYTWQVLEGPSSSDSPCVPYLYYSATDPAVDTNSGLVGPLLVCKKGTLGEKGTQNGVDKEFFLLFSVMDENMSWYLEENIEMFGSNKTNPEDEDFEESNKMHAVNGRMYGNLRGLEMCAGDKVRWYTFGLGTEVDIHGVYFEGNTFKKQSTTRDTISLFPHTTATASMQPNTPGVYEVSCRVTDHYSAGMRQQYRVNLCPNHKVKHTHTEPTKIVQYFISAEEIEWDYSPERDWELEKHHTTSEDSPGNIFVEKGENRIGSRYKKVVYREYTDDTFRVQKKRQPNQQHLGIIGPIIKAEVGEQIVITFKNKASRPYSITAHGVRASGAHISVKPGNILELTWDVPQSSGPGVSDPNCISYAYYSSVDFIRDLYSGLLGPLVICRPGTLKGSDRQRGDVEKEFALLFMVHDENQSWYLDDNIRTYLGVNPDTFMPDEDFEESNMMHGINGKLYGNLHGLVMMQGQKVDWYLLGMGNEVDMHTVHFHAETFTYKTDRVHRADVFDLFPGTFQTVEMVAGNPGTWLLHCHVTDHIHAGMETTFTIKEKSSHAPGTEGSIKTLLFSLALGLLAVGGLH